One stretch of Cellulomonas wangsupingiae DNA includes these proteins:
- a CDS encoding HEAT repeat domain-containing protein — translation MAEVDARWVRLLALGQGPEDADVDDEAASLVQQLQVEAAESVLELALSALSHDDPWHRRAAAWVLGQFGYPEGRPFGARVLPEVLRAARAERDDDVREDLVDALGKAEDVAWLDELLSFAGDPAPGVRRAVAMSVPGMPYAAPPTERALDTLITLSSDPDPRVRDWATFGLGSQWSQDSPAIRAALLARLDDEDPDTAAEALLGLARRGDPAALARVLALIEEPDRLIGLVVLEAAAELADPVLLAALEEIARAWAGDEDEHTEAVAFAIARCDPGAPESARQIEQQIVTAVDERVAGTGWSLALTGTYPRTQLWPRRPDGAVDESLEPGLVWERRAPDESAIDAVVIQGVTTIHEAAARRG, via the coding sequence GTGGCTGAGGTCGACGCACGGTGGGTGCGGCTGCTCGCGCTGGGTCAGGGGCCCGAGGACGCCGACGTGGACGACGAGGCGGCGTCCCTGGTGCAGCAGCTCCAGGTCGAGGCTGCGGAGTCCGTCCTCGAGCTGGCTCTGAGCGCGCTGTCGCACGACGACCCGTGGCACCGCCGGGCCGCGGCGTGGGTCCTCGGACAGTTCGGGTACCCGGAGGGACGACCCTTCGGCGCGCGCGTGCTCCCCGAGGTGCTGCGCGCGGCTCGCGCGGAGCGGGACGACGACGTCCGTGAGGACCTGGTGGACGCCCTGGGCAAGGCGGAGGACGTCGCGTGGCTCGACGAGCTGCTGTCGTTCGCGGGGGACCCGGCTCCCGGCGTGCGCCGCGCGGTGGCGATGTCCGTACCGGGCATGCCCTACGCCGCACCCCCGACCGAGCGGGCTCTCGATACGTTGATCACGCTCTCGTCGGACCCCGATCCCCGCGTCCGTGACTGGGCGACCTTCGGCCTGGGTTCCCAGTGGTCGCAGGACTCACCCGCGATCCGCGCCGCCCTGCTCGCGCGGCTGGACGACGAGGACCCCGACACAGCAGCGGAGGCGCTGCTGGGGCTGGCCCGCCGCGGGGACCCGGCGGCGCTCGCCCGGGTCCTGGCTCTGATCGAGGAACCCGACAGGCTCATCGGGCTCGTGGTGCTCGAGGCGGCGGCAGAGCTCGCGGACCCCGTGCTGCTGGCGGCGTTGGAGGAGATCGCACGGGCGTGGGCCGGCGACGAGGACGAGCACACCGAGGCCGTGGCGTTCGCGATCGCCAGGTGTGACCCGGGGGCGCCCGAGTCGGCGCGGCAGATCGAGCAGCAGATCGTCACCGCTGTCGACGAGCGTGTCGCCGGCACGGGGTGGTCGCTCGCGCTGACGGGCACCTACCCGCGCACGCAGCTGTGGCCCCGTCGTCCCGACGGTGCGGTCGACGAGTCGCTCGAGCCGGGCCTCGTGTGGGAGCGACGCGCCCCAGACGAGTCCGCGATCGACGCCGTCGTGATCCAGGGCGTCACCACGATCCACGAGGCCGCGGCCCGTCGGGGTTGA
- a CDS encoding ABC transporter ATP-binding protein, whose translation MITIEHLSKRYRQSMAVDDVTFTAVPGRVTGFLGPNGAGKSTTLRILLGLSSATSGTATIGGRRYAELRDPLRTVGAMLDGAGAVPERRAVDHLRWIAQSNRIPRSRVDEVLGLVDLERARSQRVRTFSSGMAQRLGIAAALLGDPQVVVLDEPTNGLDPAGIRWIRTLMREFAAQGRTVLVSSHQMAEMADTVDDLVIIDRGRVLVHGTLGEVVAGHLSLEDAFFAALAAGAAR comes from the coding sequence GTGATCACGATCGAGCACCTGTCCAAGCGGTACCGGCAGTCCATGGCCGTCGACGACGTGACGTTCACCGCGGTGCCCGGCCGCGTGACGGGGTTCCTCGGTCCGAACGGCGCCGGCAAGTCGACGACGCTGCGCATCCTGCTCGGACTGAGCTCTGCGACGAGCGGCACGGCGACGATCGGCGGTCGGCGGTACGCCGAGCTGCGGGACCCCCTGCGGACGGTGGGGGCCATGCTGGACGGCGCGGGTGCGGTCCCGGAGCGTCGCGCGGTCGACCACCTCCGGTGGATCGCCCAGTCGAACCGGATCCCGCGGTCGCGGGTCGACGAGGTGCTCGGACTCGTGGATCTCGAGCGAGCCCGGTCGCAGCGGGTGCGCACGTTCTCGTCGGGGATGGCGCAGCGTCTGGGCATCGCGGCGGCGCTGCTCGGCGACCCGCAGGTCGTCGTCCTCGACGAGCCGACGAACGGCCTGGACCCCGCGGGGATCCGGTGGATCCGCACCCTGATGCGCGAGTTCGCCGCGCAGGGGCGCACCGTGCTGGTCTCGAGCCACCAGATGGCGGAGATGGCGGACACGGTCGACGACCTGGTGATCATCGACCGCGGTCGGGTCCTCGTGCACGGGACGCTCGGCGAGGTGGTCGCGGGGCACCTCTCGCTCGAGGACGCGTTCTTCGCCGCACTGGCCGCGGGCGCGGCCCGGTGA
- a CDS encoding NAD-dependent epimerase/dehydratase family protein yields MALSALFIGGTGIISTEAARRAVAEGVEVTLLNRGRSSTRPVPDGARVLHADVRDPQSVRAALGDLEFDAVVEFTAFTPEHVQADLDLFTGRTGQYVFISSASAYQTPPTHLPVVESTPLRNPFWEYSRNKIACEDLLVRAYRDTGLPITIVRPSHTYDATLVPMDGGWTVVDRMRRGLEVVVPGDGTSRWTITHSADVAVGLVGLLGREEAIGEAFHITGDEAPSWDQIFRAMARAAGVDEPRLVHVASDAIAAADPELGAGILGDKAHTMIFDNSKIRRLVPQFSPRIPFAQGAREIVAWHDADPARRVVDPQFDALTERLLEAYRPRPL; encoded by the coding sequence ATGGCACTGAGCGCGTTGTTCATCGGCGGGACCGGCATCATCAGCACGGAGGCGGCCCGGCGGGCGGTCGCGGAGGGTGTCGAGGTCACCCTGCTCAACCGTGGTCGGTCGTCGACGCGGCCGGTGCCCGACGGCGCCCGCGTCCTGCACGCCGACGTCCGCGACCCGCAGTCCGTGCGCGCCGCGCTGGGTGACCTGGAGTTCGACGCCGTCGTGGAGTTCACGGCGTTCACCCCCGAGCACGTCCAGGCCGACCTCGACCTGTTCACCGGCCGCACCGGGCAGTACGTGTTCATCAGCTCCGCCTCGGCGTACCAGACGCCGCCCACCCACCTGCCCGTCGTCGAGTCGACGCCGCTGCGCAACCCGTTCTGGGAGTACTCCCGCAACAAGATCGCGTGCGAGGACCTGCTCGTCCGGGCGTACCGCGACACCGGCCTGCCGATCACGATCGTGCGCCCGTCGCACACCTACGACGCCACGCTCGTCCCGATGGACGGCGGCTGGACGGTCGTCGACCGGATGCGCCGCGGCCTGGAGGTCGTCGTGCCCGGGGACGGGACGTCGCGGTGGACGATCACGCACAGCGCCGACGTCGCGGTCGGGCTGGTCGGGCTGCTGGGTCGCGAGGAGGCGATCGGCGAGGCGTTCCACATCACCGGCGACGAGGCGCCGTCGTGGGACCAGATCTTCCGCGCGATGGCCCGGGCTGCCGGCGTGGACGAGCCGCGGCTCGTGCACGTCGCGTCCGACGCGATCGCGGCCGCCGACCCCGAGCTGGGCGCCGGGATCCTCGGCGACAAGGCGCACACGATGATCTTCGACAACTCGAAGATCCGGCGGCTGGTCCCGCAGTTCTCGCCCCGCATCCCGTTCGCGCAGGGCGCCCGCGAGATCGTCGCCTGGCACGACGCGGACCCCGCGCGCCGGGTGGTCGACCCGCAGTTCGACGCCCTCACGGAGCGCCTGCTGGAGGCGTACCGGCCGCGCCCTCTGTGA
- a CDS encoding putative glycolipid-binding domain-containing protein, with product MALPPFAAWRFAGAVDGFEVVYLEPGRLRGHTSAVEDGRAHAVAYEITLDDNWRTRSVRVSSDTVSGLRTTELLSDGQGRWTVDGRPAPRLDGLLDVDLEASACTNTFPVHRLTLPVGKEVATPAVYVQAADLTVRRLDQSYRRLDDDHFAYRAEGGFEAVLTYDTYGLVLDYPGIAVRFA from the coding sequence ATGGCGCTCCCGCCGTTCGCCGCCTGGCGGTTCGCCGGAGCGGTCGACGGGTTCGAGGTGGTCTACCTCGAGCCGGGCAGGTTGCGCGGGCACACGTCCGCCGTCGAGGACGGCCGGGCGCACGCCGTCGCGTACGAGATCACGCTCGACGACAACTGGAGGACCCGGTCGGTCCGAGTCTCGTCCGACACCGTGAGCGGGCTGCGCACCACCGAGCTCCTCTCCGACGGCCAGGGCAGATGGACCGTCGACGGCCGACCGGCACCCCGTCTGGACGGGCTGCTCGACGTCGACCTCGAGGCGTCCGCCTGCACGAACACGTTCCCGGTCCACCGGTTGACGCTGCCCGTCGGGAAGGAGGTCGCCACTCCCGCCGTCTACGTCCAGGCGGCCGACCTGACCGTCCGGCGGCTCGACCAGTCCTACCGACGGCTGGACGACGACCACTTCGCCTACCGGGCGGAGGGCGGGTTCGAGGCCGTCCTCACCTACGACACGTACGGGCTCGTGCTCGACTACCCGGGCATCGCCGTGCGGTTCGCCTGA
- a CDS encoding sensor histidine kinase, which translates to MPGSALAAPSPHESSALVRWSVNAVAAAVVLGVFWLPPAMGADDPWHRAVGLSLAAFVGVAMLVRERLPTLVVAGVGLATLGAMALGVTEDFMLAVAWCLYPLAVRRAASARRLVIGLVAVLLVVLAVSGVPDDSRQVAQWMVLSVAAPGVAWLLGTAVGRRIEVAAEAARVAARLEVARDVHDVVGHALGLLSAEAGVARSLPDADEDELREALADIEVRARGTLEDVQGLVGALRTSSSDAPDQGGLASRLQELVARTRGAGVHVEALIEVDERVDEATSLVVFRIVQEALANTVRHAPGAPCTVVVGSEGSHVSVRVRDRGPGAGGTEPGYGLTGMRERATLVGGTVDWADHPAGGFEVLARLPATRQVSTSG; encoded by the coding sequence ATGCCAGGCTCTGCGCTCGCGGCGCCGTCGCCGCACGAGTCGTCGGCGCTGGTCCGGTGGTCGGTGAACGCTGTCGCCGCGGCGGTCGTCCTGGGTGTGTTCTGGCTGCCGCCCGCGATGGGCGCGGACGATCCGTGGCATCGCGCGGTAGGGCTGTCGCTCGCGGCGTTCGTCGGGGTGGCGATGCTGGTCAGGGAGCGGCTCCCCACCCTCGTCGTGGCGGGTGTCGGGCTCGCGACCCTGGGCGCGATGGCGCTCGGGGTCACGGAGGACTTCATGCTCGCGGTCGCGTGGTGCCTGTACCCGTTGGCGGTGCGTCGTGCCGCGAGCGCACGCCGGCTGGTGATCGGGCTCGTCGCCGTGCTGCTCGTCGTCCTGGCCGTGTCGGGTGTCCCGGACGACAGCCGGCAGGTGGCGCAGTGGATGGTCCTGTCCGTGGCCGCGCCGGGCGTGGCGTGGTTGCTCGGCACGGCGGTCGGCCGCCGGATCGAGGTGGCGGCCGAGGCCGCGCGGGTCGCGGCGCGGCTGGAGGTCGCCCGTGACGTGCACGACGTGGTGGGTCACGCGCTCGGCCTGCTGAGCGCGGAGGCCGGGGTGGCCCGCTCGCTGCCCGACGCGGACGAGGACGAGCTGCGTGAGGCGCTGGCCGACATCGAGGTCCGGGCCCGCGGCACGCTGGAGGACGTCCAGGGCCTGGTCGGCGCCTTGCGGACGTCGTCGTCGGACGCGCCCGACCAGGGCGGGCTCGCGTCCCGTCTGCAGGAGCTGGTGGCGCGGACGCGTGGTGCAGGTGTCCACGTCGAGGCGCTGATCGAGGTCGACGAGCGGGTCGACGAGGCGACGAGCCTGGTGGTCTTCCGCATCGTCCAGGAGGCGCTGGCCAACACGGTGCGTCATGCGCCCGGCGCCCCGTGCACGGTGGTGGTCGGGTCGGAGGGGTCGCACGTGAGCGTGCGTGTCCGGGACCGGGGTCCGGGCGCCGGGGGCACGGAACCGGGATACGGCCTGACGGGGATGCGTGAGCGCGCCACCCTGGTGGGGGGCACCGTGGACTGGGCGGACCACCCGGCGGGTGGGTTCGAGGTCCTTGCCCGCCTGCCCGCGACTCGGCAGGTGTCTACTTCCGGGTGA
- a CDS encoding ABC transporter permease — translation MSALVAVVRSELTKILTLRSVWLTLGGVLALQVLVGATSLSLYSDAVAAITPDGIIEIFVGQPQDAEQAMLESLVASSLETCIFLPVVAAVIAGQEFRGRQLRTSMLAVPARGHLVAAKLGAAGIFLLLPALLVAAVSTLFTWLAVRQWQSGLVVSQAALSAQARFVVLAVALCLVTYAVTLVTRSVVIAVMVAVVLTAVAMSQALAPTLDRWLPVSAGRNLLLDPVSTPDLTSGRTLAVAVLATWVVVLGIAAGTAFTRREAP, via the coding sequence GTGAGCGCGCTCGTGGCGGTCGTGCGTTCCGAGCTGACGAAGATCCTCACGCTGCGCAGCGTGTGGCTCACGCTCGGTGGCGTGCTGGCGCTCCAGGTGCTCGTGGGTGCGACGTCGTTGTCCCTGTACTCCGACGCGGTCGCCGCCATCACGCCCGACGGGATCATCGAGATCTTCGTCGGGCAGCCGCAGGACGCGGAGCAGGCGATGCTGGAGAGTCTCGTCGCGTCGTCGCTCGAGACGTGCATCTTCCTGCCGGTGGTGGCGGCGGTGATCGCCGGGCAGGAGTTCCGCGGGCGTCAGCTGCGCACGAGCATGCTCGCGGTGCCCGCGCGCGGGCACCTGGTCGCCGCGAAGCTCGGCGCCGCCGGCATCTTCCTCCTCCTGCCTGCGTTGCTGGTCGCCGCGGTGTCGACGCTGTTCACCTGGCTCGCGGTGCGGCAGTGGCAGTCCGGGCTCGTCGTGAGCCAGGCCGCGTTGTCCGCGCAGGCTCGGTTCGTCGTCCTCGCGGTGGCGCTGTGCCTGGTGACGTACGCGGTCACGCTCGTCACGCGCAGCGTGGTGATCGCGGTGATGGTGGCGGTGGTCCTGACCGCCGTGGCGATGTCCCAGGCCCTCGCGCCGACCCTGGACCGCTGGCTGCCGGTCAGTGCGGGTCGCAACCTGCTGCTGGACCCCGTGTCCACGCCCGACCTGACGTCGGGGCGGACGCTCGCGGTCGCGGTGCTGGCGACGTGGGTCGTCGTGCTCGGGATCGCCGCGGGTACGGCGTTCACCCGCCGGGAGGCGCCGTGA
- a CDS encoding alpha/beta fold hydrolase produces MRDHIELSAGRIDYVDTGGDGPVLVFAHGVPMNETQWRKVVPLLTGCRCILPTLPLGGHRQPMRPGADLTHRGVALLLGELLERLDLTDVTLVLNDWGGGQFLVSEGRAQRVGRMVLVACEAFDNFPPAPAKALAAAARVPGGIWLVVQLMRTRWFRHSPRAYGAMSLRGIPDDVFDDWIAPALRSRAIRRDFAAFAASAPDRATLLAWSERLADFTGPVLVVWAQDDPMMPREHGPRLAALYPAGRLVEIADSSTLVPEDQPERLAEAILDFLEDSA; encoded by the coding sequence ATGCGCGATCACATCGAGCTGAGCGCGGGCCGCATCGACTACGTGGACACGGGTGGCGACGGACCCGTGCTCGTCTTCGCGCACGGCGTCCCCATGAACGAGACGCAGTGGCGCAAGGTCGTGCCACTGCTCACCGGGTGCCGGTGCATCCTGCCGACCCTCCCGCTCGGCGGCCACCGGCAGCCGATGCGCCCGGGTGCGGACCTGACCCACCGCGGCGTGGCGCTGCTGCTCGGCGAGCTCCTCGAGCGGCTCGACCTCACGGACGTGACGCTCGTGCTCAACGACTGGGGCGGTGGCCAGTTCCTCGTCTCCGAGGGCCGCGCGCAACGCGTCGGGCGGATGGTGCTGGTGGCGTGCGAGGCGTTCGACAACTTCCCGCCCGCACCGGCCAAGGCCCTGGCGGCGGCCGCCCGGGTGCCGGGCGGGATCTGGCTCGTCGTGCAGCTGATGCGAACCCGCTGGTTCCGGCACAGCCCACGCGCCTACGGCGCCATGAGCCTGCGCGGCATCCCGGACGACGTCTTCGACGACTGGATCGCACCCGCGCTGAGGTCACGGGCGATCCGGCGCGACTTCGCGGCGTTCGCGGCCTCGGCACCGGATCGCGCGACGCTCCTGGCCTGGTCCGAGCGGCTTGCCGACTTCACGGGCCCCGTGCTGGTGGTGTGGGCGCAGGACGACCCGATGATGCCTCGCGAGCACGGGCCGCGGCTCGCGGCCCTCTACCCGGCCGGACGCCTCGTCGAGATCGCCGACTCCTCGACACTCGTCCCCGAGGACCAGCCCGAGCGGCTCGCCGAGGCGATCCTCGACTTCCTCGAGGACTCGGCCTAG
- a CDS encoding RICIN domain-containing protein, with protein sequence MHRTARRLLLAVTLSVALAGGVAAGTVPASAESNGGTRVMPLGDSITEGIGMSGGGGYRVGLWQRLAQDGYTTDFVGSGFNGPSSLWDHDHEGHSGWRIDQIDANVVNWVRTYQPRTVLLHIGTNDISQNRDLANAPNRLAGVIDKITSTSPQTDVFVATLIPVSYANSQVQSYNSAIPGIVSSRANAGKRVHLVDMNRAVSLSDLPDGVHPNANGYDKMAAAWYAALRAVPGSIGNPSGGTTPTPTPTPTPTPSPTPDPGTGPVDTSAWYTLVNRNSGKAIDVYNLSTADGARITQWSRNGGNQQQWQFVSTGNGYYKVKSRLSGKILDVSGNSTADGAAIQQYSDHGGTNQQFSIQTIDAYVQLIARNSGKAVEVQGASTSDGGNIVQYSDWNGTNQQWQLVKVG encoded by the coding sequence ATGCATCGAACAGCCCGACGGCTGCTGCTCGCCGTCACGCTCAGCGTCGCACTGGCCGGAGGGGTCGCGGCTGGGACCGTGCCCGCCTCCGCCGAGAGCAACGGGGGCACCCGCGTGATGCCCCTGGGCGACTCGATCACCGAAGGCATCGGCATGTCCGGAGGCGGTGGCTACCGCGTCGGCCTGTGGCAGCGCCTGGCCCAGGACGGCTACACCACGGACTTCGTCGGGTCGGGCTTCAACGGACCGTCGAGCCTGTGGGACCACGACCACGAGGGGCACTCGGGCTGGCGGATCGACCAGATCGACGCCAACGTCGTCAACTGGGTGCGCACGTACCAGCCGCGCACCGTGCTGCTGCACATCGGCACCAACGACATCAGCCAGAACCGCGACCTGGCGAACGCACCGAACCGGCTCGCGGGGGTCATCGACAAGATCACCAGCACGTCCCCGCAGACCGACGTCTTCGTCGCGACCCTCATCCCGGTCTCGTACGCGAACTCGCAGGTGCAGTCCTACAACTCCGCCATCCCCGGCATCGTGTCGAGCAGGGCCAACGCCGGCAAGCGCGTGCACCTCGTCGACATGAACCGGGCGGTCAGCCTCTCCGACCTCCCCGACGGCGTGCACCCCAACGCGAACGGCTACGACAAGATGGCGGCCGCCTGGTACGCGGCGCTGCGTGCCGTGCCGGGGAGCATCGGCAACCCGTCGGGGGGCACGACCCCCACTCCCACGCCGACCCCTACCCCGACGCCCAGCCCGACCCCCGACCCCGGCACCGGTCCGGTGGACACCTCGGCCTGGTACACGCTCGTCAACCGCAACAGCGGCAAGGCCATCGACGTGTACAACCTGTCCACCGCGGACGGCGCACGCATCACCCAGTGGTCCCGCAACGGCGGCAACCAGCAGCAGTGGCAGTTCGTCAGCACCGGCAACGGCTACTACAAGGTGAAGTCGCGGCTGTCGGGCAAGATCCTCGACGTCAGCGGGAACTCCACCGCCGACGGCGCGGCGATCCAGCAGTACAGCGACCACGGCGGCACCAACCAGCAGTTCAGCATCCAGACGATCGACGCCTACGTCCAGCTGATCGCCCGGAACAGCGGCAAGGCCGTCGAGGTGCAGGGTGCCTCCACCAGCGACGGCGGGAACATCGTCCAGTACTCCGACTGGAACGGCACCAACCAGCAGTGGCAGCTGGTCAAGGTGGGCTGA